A genomic stretch from Desulfotignum balticum DSM 7044 includes:
- the istB gene encoding IS21-like element helper ATPase IstB, producing the protein MAKDCDILLGCESDNLHHIQYLSELVEQESNLRRDRSIQRRIKQARFPVIKTMDQFDWSWPKKINQAQVKNLFRLKCIEEKSNIVLIGSVGVGKSHIATALGYQACLKNHTVLFASAIDAVNNLIAAQHTGRLKQELKTYLKPSLLIMDELGYLPIDKNGADLLFQIISERYERGAIVITTNRVFKEWPEIFNNDSTLTSALLDRLLHHTEAVVIEGDSYRMRKTAKE; encoded by the coding sequence TTGGCAAAAGATTGTGACATTTTGTTGGGATGCGAAAGTGACAATCTACACCATATTCAATACTTATCGGAACTGGTGGAACAGGAGTCCAACCTGCGCCGGGACCGGTCTATCCAGCGTCGGATCAAACAGGCACGGTTCCCGGTCATCAAAACCATGGATCAGTTTGACTGGTCCTGGCCGAAAAAGATCAACCAGGCCCAGGTAAAGAATCTGTTCCGCCTCAAGTGTATCGAGGAAAAAAGCAACATCGTCCTTATCGGTTCCGTGGGCGTGGGAAAAAGCCATATTGCCACCGCTCTTGGTTATCAGGCCTGCCTGAAAAATCATACGGTCCTGTTTGCCTCAGCTATTGATGCGGTGAACAATCTGATCGCCGCCCAGCATACGGGGCGTTTGAAACAGGAGCTGAAAACGTATCTCAAGCCTTCTTTGCTGATCATGGACGAACTGGGGTACTTGCCCATTGATAAAAACGGTGCCGATCTGTTGTTCCAGATCATCAGTGAAAGATATGAACGGGGAGCCATTGTGATCACCACAAACCGGGTGTTCAAGGAGTGGCCGGAAATCTTCAACAATGACAGTACGCTGACCTCCGCTTTACTGGATCGCCTTCTACACCATACAGAAGCGGTTGTAATCGAGGGTGACAGCTATAGAATGAGGAAAACAGCGAAAGAATAA
- a CDS encoding GTPase family protein codes for MAPPLAPLRICFVGQTGSGKSSIINALVDAMVAEVNPLPSTSATTVHQCRIDGMDMVHLVDLPGLDGKEKTTKHLLKEATRSDMIIWVLKANQPARSLDSDFKQHFDAFYLATARRSQKRPVIIGVLNQVDRLPPVQEWHPPYDLENPKTPKAKTIKAALAYNRDLLGLNELMPLAVAENQPPYHLDELKKRIDTSCQQGLQTQLNRRRIQTNGMGKIRDQAGRLYQSGRSLFAIIAADNGKQGKI; via the coding sequence ATGGCACCGCCCTTAGCGCCATTGCGGATCTGCTTTGTCGGGCAGACGGGTTCAGGCAAATCATCCATTATCAATGCCCTTGTGGATGCCATGGTCGCTGAAGTGAACCCGCTTCCCTCCACCAGCGCCACCACCGTACATCAATGCCGGATTGACGGAATGGACATGGTTCATCTGGTTGATCTGCCGGGTCTGGACGGCAAGGAAAAGACCACAAAGCATCTGCTCAAGGAAGCCACCCGCTCTGATATGATCATCTGGGTGCTTAAAGCCAATCAGCCCGCCCGGTCCCTGGACAGCGACTTTAAACAGCATTTTGATGCCTTTTATCTGGCAACAGCCCGCCGTTCCCAAAAACGCCCGGTCATCATCGGTGTGCTGAACCAGGTGGACCGCCTGCCCCCTGTGCAGGAGTGGCATCCGCCTTATGACCTGGAAAATCCAAAAACCCCCAAGGCAAAAACCATTAAAGCGGCCCTGGCGTACAATCGCGACCTGCTCGGCTTGAACGAACTGATGCCTCTGGCTGTCGCTGAAAACCAACCACCCTATCATCTTGATGAACTCAAAAAGCGGATCGACACATCCTGTCAGCAGGGGCTGCAGACCCAACTGAACCGCCGCCGGATCCAAACGAACGGTATGGGTAAGATCCGTGACCAGGCCGGGCGGCTCTATCAATCAGGCAGGTCACTGTTCGCCATCATCGCGGCAGACAATGGGAAACAAGGAAAAATATGA
- a CDS encoding lysozyme inhibitor LprI family protein yields MKKLFAVMIIFFLSAVSAYCQERVDCTKSFLTTLDVIECMTNDLVQMEKTMEKYLTVIVSKYPDESESIDKSQKVWLEYRESHCDAVFKFWITGSIRHPARISCLIELTHQRTKTLWSSFLDLPSSDSPLPDPGEYMPKTY; encoded by the coding sequence ATGAAAAAGTTATTTGCAGTCATGATTATTTTCTTTTTAAGCGCAGTTTCTGCTTATTGTCAAGAAAGGGTTGATTGTACCAAAAGTTTTTTAACGACCTTAGACGTAATTGAATGCATGACAAATGATTTGGTTCAAATGGAAAAAACCATGGAAAAATATTTGACTGTAATTGTGTCAAAATATCCAGATGAATCAGAGTCGATCGATAAATCACAAAAAGTTTGGCTTGAATACAGAGAATCACATTGCGATGCAGTTTTTAAATTTTGGATTACTGGATCAATAAGGCATCCAGCACGCATAAGTTGTCTGATTGAACTCACACATCAAAGAACGAAAACACTATGGTCATCATTTTTGGATTTACCCAGTTCAGATTCGCCATTACCGGACCCAGGGGAATATATGCCTAAAACTTATTAA
- a CDS encoding tyrosine-type recombinase/integrase, protein MRLTSCIIKFFDQYLPQIKGCSPNTIKSYRDTFSLFLPFAARYHRIKTGSLEFEHLTTDLILSFLNQLESDRSNTAKTRNQRLGVLKSFAKMIRFISPELQKQADAILAIPQKRSQRKLIGFLYPQEINKIFTAVKLEKKDGFRNYTLLHLLYDTGARATEIATLQLDYFDYENKILAVLGKGNRYRQIELLPKTTELVHQYIAEYRSRPSPVFKKSLFINQRGSALTRHGINRICKRCLEQALPSKRLSLMHPVHSFRHSCAVRMVSEGKPLSEIKNRLGHANVQSTMVYLQLDLNQKRQIQEDFIHFTRQQLKSDPKIDELIQWENKQNVLEWLDSL, encoded by the coding sequence ATGCGACTGACCAGTTGTATAATTAAATTTTTCGATCAATACCTGCCTCAGATCAAAGGATGCAGCCCCAATACGATAAAAAGCTACCGGGATACTTTTTCTTTGTTTTTACCATTTGCCGCCCGGTATCACAGAATAAAAACAGGGTCTCTGGAATTTGAGCATCTGACAACGGATTTGATTTTAAGTTTTCTCAACCAGCTGGAATCCGATCGTTCCAACACTGCCAAGACACGAAATCAGCGGCTGGGTGTCTTGAAGTCCTTTGCCAAAATGATCCGTTTCATCTCTCCTGAATTACAGAAGCAGGCGGATGCGATCCTTGCCATACCCCAGAAACGCAGCCAGCGAAAGTTGATCGGATTTTTGTATCCCCAGGAAATCAACAAAATCTTCACTGCGGTCAAGCTTGAGAAGAAAGACGGGTTCCGGAATTATACCCTTTTACATCTCTTGTATGATACCGGAGCCAGGGCAACAGAAATCGCCACACTTCAGCTGGATTATTTTGATTACGAAAACAAAATCCTGGCTGTCCTCGGCAAGGGGAACAGATACCGGCAGATTGAACTGCTTCCGAAAACGACCGAACTCGTTCATCAGTACATTGCAGAATACCGCAGCCGTCCCTCGCCTGTTTTTAAAAAGAGTTTGTTCATCAACCAAAGAGGATCTGCACTGACACGCCATGGTATCAACCGCATCTGCAAGCGGTGCCTTGAACAGGCTTTACCTTCCAAACGGCTGTCTCTCATGCATCCTGTTCATAGCTTCCGGCACTCATGCGCCGTCCGGATGGTATCGGAAGGCAAACCCCTGTCTGAAATCAAAAATCGTCTGGGACATGCCAATGTTCAATCTACAATGGTCTATCTGCAACTGGACCTGAATCAGAAGAGACAAATACAGGAAGATTTTATCCACTTCACACGGCAGCAACTTAAATCCGATCCCAAAATAGATGAACTGATCCAATGGGAAAACAAACAAAATGTCCTTGAATGGCTGGACAGCCTTTGA
- the tmk gene encoding dTMP kinase — protein sequence MTTGRFVVFEGLDGSGKTTQMARVQQRLTHMGIGADTTCEPTDGPVGTLIRQILEGRVSMDPRTLAALFAADRTDHLVAPDTGVKALMEKGRTVLCDRYYFSSYAYHAMDMDLEWVMTLNAVNAQILKPDLTLFIDVAPNTCLERIRAGRTHLDLFEKIDILTRVRDNYFAAFERLKDQETVKVVDGNASEDAVEQAIWHQISHMFTKE from the coding sequence ATGACAACCGGCAGATTTGTGGTGTTCGAAGGGCTGGACGGGTCCGGCAAGACCACCCAGATGGCGCGGGTGCAGCAGCGGCTCACCCATATGGGGATTGGTGCGGATACCACGTGTGAACCCACGGACGGTCCGGTGGGGACCCTGATCCGTCAGATTCTGGAGGGCCGGGTCAGCATGGATCCCCGGACTTTGGCCGCTTTGTTCGCCGCGGACCGGACCGATCACCTGGTGGCCCCGGACACCGGGGTGAAGGCGTTGATGGAAAAAGGCCGGACCGTGCTGTGCGACCGGTATTATTTTTCCTCGTATGCGTATCATGCCATGGACATGGATCTGGAATGGGTGATGACGTTAAACGCCGTGAATGCACAGATTCTGAAACCGGATCTGACGCTGTTCATCGATGTGGCACCCAATACCTGCCTGGAGCGGATCCGGGCCGGCCGGACCCATCTGGATCTGTTTGAAAAAATTGACATTCTGACCCGGGTGCGGGATAATTATTTTGCCGCATTTGAACGGCTCAAAGACCAGGAAACCGTGAAGGTGGTGGACGGGAACGCTTCTGAAGACGCGGTGGAACAAGCCATCTGGCACCAGATCAGCCATATGTTTACCAAAGAGTAA
- a CDS encoding lytic murein transglycosylase — MKKCVRFIMGILFLVLVLPEASRGENFHQWLEDFYPQVASQGISRATWENAFHGIEQPDARVLEKARFQPEFTVEIWDYLDSRITPLSVERDLQMAQDYARTLAAVENRFGVEAKILLAIWSMESAYGAVFDKPERLHYVPQALATLAYADPKRKNFAEKQLVAVLQILQAGDIGPQHLTGSWAGAMGHTQFIPTNYLAYAVDMDGNGRRDIWNSVPDALATAANLLHRNGWLSGKTWGYEVVLPAGGARWLNETRILADWQKAGFSRTRGRTFPRPDDRAVLKLPAGKKGPAFLVLKNFFVLKRYNNADAYALAVGLLADRLAGSKGLVQPWPRPPGSLNGEEKFLLQALLQKKGYYSGEIDGLLGEATRAAIRIFQKEMGMPADGKPSLDILEALRQ; from the coding sequence ATGAAAAAGTGTGTGCGCTTCATAATGGGAATCCTGTTCCTGGTCCTGGTCCTGCCGGAGGCCTCCCGGGGAGAAAATTTTCACCAGTGGCTGGAGGATTTTTATCCTCAGGTGGCCAGTCAAGGGATCAGCCGGGCCACCTGGGAGAACGCCTTTCACGGCATTGAGCAACCCGATGCCAGGGTGCTGGAAAAGGCCCGCTTTCAGCCAGAATTTACGGTAGAAATATGGGATTACCTCGATTCCCGGATCACCCCGTTGAGTGTCGAACGAGACTTGCAGATGGCGCAGGATTACGCCCGGACCCTTGCGGCCGTAGAGAACCGTTTCGGAGTTGAGGCCAAGATTTTGCTCGCCATCTGGTCGATGGAGTCCGCTTATGGGGCCGTTTTCGATAAACCCGAACGGCTGCATTACGTCCCCCAGGCCCTTGCCACGCTGGCCTATGCCGATCCAAAACGGAAAAATTTTGCTGAAAAACAACTGGTTGCCGTGTTGCAGATTCTCCAGGCCGGCGATATCGGACCCCAGCACCTGACCGGTTCCTGGGCCGGCGCCATGGGCCACACCCAGTTCATTCCCACCAATTACCTGGCTTATGCCGTAGATATGGACGGCAACGGCCGTCGCGATATCTGGAACTCGGTGCCCGATGCTTTGGCCACAGCCGCCAACCTGCTTCACCGGAATGGCTGGCTAAGCGGCAAAACCTGGGGGTACGAGGTGGTCCTCCCGGCCGGTGGAGCGCGTTGGCTCAACGAAACCAGAATTCTCGCCGACTGGCAGAAGGCGGGTTTTTCCCGAACCCGTGGAAGAACCTTCCCCCGCCCGGATGATCGGGCCGTGCTTAAACTTCCGGCAGGCAAAAAAGGACCGGCATTTTTGGTGTTGAAAAATTTTTTTGTCCTCAAGCGCTACAACAACGCCGATGCCTATGCCCTGGCCGTAGGACTGCTCGCCGACCGGCTGGCCGGCAGCAAGGGGCTGGTGCAGCCCTGGCCCCGGCCGCCGGGAAGCTTGAACGGGGAGGAAAAGTTCCTCCTTCAGGCCCTGCTCCAAAAAAAAGGGTATTATTCCGGAGAGATTGACGGTCTGCTTGGCGAAGCGACCAGAGCGGCCATCCGAATCTTTCAAAAAGAGATGGGTATGCCGGCGGACGGCAAGCCTTCGCTGGACATACTTGAGGCCCTTCGCCAATAA
- a CDS encoding sulfide/dihydroorotate dehydrogenase-like FAD/NAD-binding protein — protein sequence MAKIVHREEMAQGTIILNEIEALRISRKAKPGQFVILQADETGERIPLTMADTNPDKGTITIIYMVVGKSTARFKQLQVGDEYFALIGPLGAPTHIENFGKVVCVGGGTGIAVLHPITRALKQAGNEVTTILGARTYDLLIMEEKMRAVSDHFHICTDDGSHGHHGFVTDVLKDVLEKDDINLAVAIGPIPMMKFCSLITKEKNVKTFVSLNPIMVDGTGMCGCCRVSVGGATKFACVDGPEFDGHKVDFDELAKRLASYLDEEKASMKTFENSNA from the coding sequence ATGGCAAAAATTGTCCATCGTGAGGAAATGGCCCAGGGCACCATCATTTTAAATGAGATCGAGGCCCTGCGCATATCCCGCAAAGCGAAACCCGGCCAGTTCGTAATTCTTCAGGCCGATGAGACCGGGGAACGTATTCCGCTGACCATGGCGGATACCAACCCGGACAAAGGAACCATCACCATTATCTACATGGTGGTGGGCAAGTCCACGGCCCGGTTCAAACAACTGCAGGTCGGAGACGAATATTTCGCCCTGATCGGTCCGTTAGGGGCACCCACTCATATTGAAAATTTCGGCAAAGTGGTGTGTGTGGGCGGGGGCACAGGAATTGCCGTGCTTCACCCCATTACCCGGGCATTGAAACAGGCCGGCAATGAAGTCACCACCATTTTAGGCGCCAGAACCTATGACCTGCTGATCATGGAAGAAAAAATGCGGGCCGTGTCCGATCATTTTCACATCTGCACGGATGACGGATCCCACGGGCACCACGGATTTGTCACGGATGTACTCAAAGATGTTCTGGAAAAAGATGACATCAACCTGGCCGTGGCCATCGGACCCATTCCCATGATGAAGTTCTGCAGCCTGATCACCAAGGAAAAAAATGTCAAAACCTTTGTGAGTCTGAACCCCATCATGGTGGACGGCACGGGCATGTGCGGGTGCTGCCGCGTTTCCGTGGGCGGAGCCACCAAGTTCGCCTGTGTGGACGGACCGGAATTTGACGGACATAAAGTGGATTTTGATGAGCTGGCCAAACGTTTGGCATCCTATCTGGACGAAGAAAAAGCCAGCATGAAAACCTTTGAAAACAGCAACGCATGA
- a CDS encoding DUF2442 domain-containing protein → MQIPKILHVAASDHKLLTIIFTNGEKKIYDVSRLWDKEMFAPLKNPSFFKNVKIEKGGYAVYWNDNIDISEYELWKNGKNSQ, encoded by the coding sequence ATGCAGATACCAAAAATATTACATGTTGCCGCGTCAGATCATAAACTGCTCACCATCATTTTCACAAATGGTGAAAAAAAAATATATGATGTCAGTAGACTATGGGATAAGGAAATGTTTGCGCCATTGAAAAACCCTTCTTTTTTTAAAAATGTCAAAATTGAAAAAGGGGGCTACGCTGTTTATTGGAATGATAATATTGATATCAGTGAATATGAACTCTGGAAAAACGGAAAGAATTCCCAGTAG
- a CDS encoding DUF3842 family protein, whose translation METRKKQTICVVDGQGGGIGAVVIKKLKDRFGEDVEIIALGTNAIATAQMLKSRANKGASGTNAIIQTVKKADVIIGPVGIIIPHAMMGEVTGPMAEAISLSDARKVLLPLSQENIDIVGVAGLPLPMLVDELMASHLSFIETQ comes from the coding sequence ATGGAAACCAGAAAAAAACAGACCATCTGTGTGGTGGACGGTCAGGGCGGGGGCATCGGTGCCGTGGTGATCAAAAAACTCAAAGACCGGTTCGGCGAGGATGTGGAGATCATTGCTTTGGGCACCAATGCCATTGCCACGGCCCAGATGCTCAAATCCCGGGCCAATAAAGGGGCATCCGGTACCAATGCCATCATCCAGACCGTGAAAAAGGCGGATGTGATCATCGGGCCCGTGGGCATCATCATACCCCATGCCATGATGGGGGAGGTGACCGGCCCCATGGCTGAAGCCATCAGCCTGTCAGACGCCCGAAAGGTGCTGCTGCCCTTGAGCCAGGAAAATATCGACATTGTGGGGGTGGCCGGACTGCCGCTGCCCATGCTGGTGGATGAGCTCATGGCATCCCATCTGTCTTTCATTGAAACCCAATAA
- a CDS encoding GTPase has protein sequence MEKIFHRIRRHISSSETAAATKPATGPAHLPTLWLLGKTGAGKSSLIQAVTGRSDIEIGNGFSPCTQNSRRYDFPSEKPLLRFLDTRGLAEADYNPDPDIAACAQTTHAAIVVMKAEEPEQSAVIRALEQIRRSGAVKHLLLVHTGILLLDDELERRQAINHNQNQVESVWKQPVESVAVDFEGAGNGIVGVEDLRAALADFLPIIALLGTQKEHAGAEERRFVPLRNDILWYAAASGGTRTGQQEYGTALSAIADLLCRADGFRQIIHYQCPCGCHGR, from the coding sequence ATGGAAAAAATATTTCACCGTATCCGCCGGCATATCAGCTCTTCTGAAACAGCGGCCGCAACAAAACCGGCTACTGGTCCGGCCCATCTACCCACCCTCTGGCTGCTGGGCAAAACCGGGGCGGGGAAATCCTCGTTGATTCAAGCGGTAACAGGGCGTTCAGATATTGAAATCGGCAATGGCTTCAGCCCCTGCACCCAAAACTCCCGGCGCTATGATTTTCCATCAGAAAAGCCGCTGCTGCGTTTTCTTGATACGCGGGGTCTTGCCGAGGCCGACTACAATCCCGACCCAGACATTGCCGCCTGTGCGCAAACGACCCATGCCGCCATCGTCGTGATGAAGGCAGAAGAACCCGAGCAAAGCGCAGTGATCCGGGCCCTTGAACAGATTCGCAGATCCGGTGCCGTCAAACATCTGTTGCTGGTCCACACGGGCATCCTGCTGCTTGATGATGAACTTGAACGCCGCCAGGCCATCAATCACAATCAAAACCAGGTGGAATCCGTCTGGAAACAACCGGTTGAATCCGTGGCCGTGGATTTCGAAGGAGCGGGCAACGGCATCGTCGGGGTGGAAGACCTGCGCGCGGCCCTTGCTGATTTTTTACCCATCATTGCCCTGCTGGGCACCCAAAAAGAACATGCCGGTGCCGAAGAGCGCCGCTTTGTTCCTCTTCGTAACGATATCCTCTGGTACGCGGCGGCTTCCGGCGGCACAAGAACAGGACAGCAGGAATATGGCACCGCCCTTAGCGCCATTGCGGATCTGCTTTGTCGGGCAGACGGGTTCAGGCAAATCATCCATTATCAATGCCCTTGTGGATGCCATGGTCGCTGA
- the istA gene encoding IS21 family transposase, whose translation MIDYETYVRIRTLFTRDGLNYSQIAEELALDHRTVARWANEKQYLPRRSARKASKLDPFKNDIVRMLEKHSYTGRQVFQRIQENGFDGGITIVNDYVRKIRPPRVTPYLKLVFAPGECAQVDWGSFGNVRVGSTSRRLSFFVMVLCHSRMMYVEFTVSQTMEHFLGCHQNAFHFFGCVPQKIMVDNLKSAVLKRGIGKEPVFNPRYMDFANHYGFKIVPCNVGKGNEKGIVENAVGYVKKNLLNGLDISDFKIMKPLVRHWLDTVANVRNHGETGQRPVDMFTEEKVSLQPLPVEPYDIGTVSQARANRQFRVTIDTNRYSVPAQLAGVRLTVKLYPDRLCFYHDNKLVARHVRSYDRRCDYEHPDHPKVLLAQRRKARDQKIFMRFLSLSDKSQEYYRQMEQRRMNPFHHIRQIVALSEIYSSEQVKRAIDDALHFKAFSCDYIANLLEQRSRQVEEPGALHLTRNSDLLDLTIQQPDLSIYDLGGDK comes from the coding sequence ATGATTGATTATGAAACCTATGTCCGGATCAGGACCTTATTTACCCGGGATGGACTCAATTACAGTCAGATTGCCGAGGAACTTGCGCTGGATCACCGGACAGTTGCCCGGTGGGCCAATGAAAAACAGTATCTGCCCAGACGATCGGCCAGAAAAGCCAGCAAACTGGACCCTTTTAAAAACGATATCGTACGGATGCTTGAAAAGCATTCTTATACTGGAAGACAGGTGTTCCAGCGCATACAGGAGAATGGTTTTGACGGCGGCATCACCATTGTGAACGATTATGTGCGTAAAATCCGGCCGCCCCGGGTAACGCCGTATCTAAAACTGGTGTTTGCTCCCGGCGAGTGCGCCCAGGTGGACTGGGGCAGCTTTGGCAATGTGCGGGTGGGGTCCACCAGCAGAAGGTTGAGTTTTTTTGTCATGGTGTTGTGCCACAGCCGCATGATGTATGTGGAATTCACCGTGTCCCAGACCATGGAGCACTTTTTGGGATGCCATCAGAATGCCTTTCATTTTTTTGGCTGTGTGCCTCAGAAGATCATGGTGGACAATCTCAAATCAGCGGTACTGAAAAGAGGCATCGGCAAGGAACCGGTCTTCAATCCCCGGTATATGGACTTTGCCAACCATTACGGGTTTAAAATTGTTCCCTGTAATGTGGGAAAAGGCAATGAAAAAGGCATTGTTGAAAATGCCGTCGGATATGTCAAAAAGAACCTGCTCAATGGTTTGGATATCTCTGATTTTAAAATCATGAAACCGCTTGTTCGGCACTGGCTTGATACGGTGGCCAATGTCCGGAACCACGGAGAAACCGGCCAAAGACCTGTGGATATGTTCACAGAAGAAAAAGTAAGTCTTCAACCGCTGCCGGTGGAACCGTATGATATTGGTACGGTCAGTCAGGCCCGGGCGAACCGTCAGTTCAGGGTGACCATCGATACCAATCGATACAGTGTGCCGGCCCAGCTGGCCGGAGTCAGGCTGACAGTAAAACTGTATCCCGACCGGTTGTGTTTTTACCACGACAACAAGCTGGTGGCCCGGCATGTCAGGAGCTATGACCGCCGCTGCGATTATGAACATCCGGATCATCCCAAGGTGCTTCTGGCTCAACGGAGAAAAGCCAGGGATCAGAAGATATTCATGCGTTTCTTAAGTCTGTCTGACAAATCTCAGGAGTACTACCGGCAGATGGAACAGCGCCGGATGAATCCGTTCCACCATATCCGCCAGATCGTTGCCCTGTCCGAAATTTACTCTTCAGAACAGGTAAAACGGGCTATCGATGATGCCCTTCATTTTAAAGCCTTTTCCTGCGATTATATCGCCAACCTTCTGGAGCAGCGGTCCCGGCAGGTGGAAGAACCGGGTGCGCTTCACCTGACCCGGAACAGCGACCTTCTGGATTTAACCATCCAGCAACCGGATCTGTCCATTTACGATTTAGGGGGTGACAAATGA
- a CDS encoding CooT family nickel-binding protein, with the protein MCEASAYLKQADKETLIMEAVDKVEPDENGIRLVSIFGDQKFIKGRIHSLSLVDHKVFIQPE; encoded by the coding sequence ATGTGTGAAGCAAGTGCATATCTGAAACAAGCAGATAAGGAAACATTGATCATGGAAGCCGTGGACAAGGTGGAGCCCGATGAAAACGGGATCCGGCTGGTGTCCATTTTCGGGGACCAGAAATTCATCAAAGGACGGATTCATTCCCTGTCTCTGGTGGATCACAAGGTGTTTATTCAACCGGAGTGA
- the gltA gene encoding NADPH-dependent glutamate synthase gives MAEKKVKIDRAKMPEQDPDVRRRNFEEVPMGLSEEMAMTEAKRCLQCKKPACMEGCPVSVLIPDFIKCIAEGDFSGAANKLWERNALPAVCGRVCPQEEQCEGKCIVGKKDKPVAIGYLERFAADYERKNGSGGIPAVAEKTGKKVAVIGSGPSGLTVAGDLLLKGHDVTIFEAFHKPGGVLVYGIPEFRLPKEIVASEVATLEKMGANIECNSVVGASVTIDELFEEGYDAAYIGVGAGLPRFMNLPGENLIGIYSANEYLTRTNLMKGYLFPKYDTPIAKGKNVVVLGAGNVAMDSARTAMRLGADSVKVVYRRSREEMPAREEELHHAQQEQIEFVLLTNPTQFFGDENGRLTGMECLKMELGEPDASGRRRPVPIEGSEFRIDCDLVVVSVGSNANPLLTNATPDMALNRWGNIVADPVTGKTTKKGVWAGGDIVTGAATVILAMGAGRAAANSMHDYLTIGW, from the coding sequence ATGGCAGAAAAAAAAGTGAAAATTGACCGGGCCAAAATGCCGGAACAGGACCCGGATGTCAGACGGAGAAATTTTGAGGAAGTCCCCATGGGACTGTCCGAAGAGATGGCCATGACCGAGGCCAAACGGTGCCTGCAATGTAAAAAACCGGCCTGTATGGAAGGGTGTCCGGTTTCCGTGCTCATCCCGGATTTTATCAAGTGCATCGCCGAAGGTGATTTTTCCGGTGCCGCCAACAAGCTGTGGGAAAGAAACGCATTACCGGCCGTGTGCGGCCGGGTCTGCCCCCAGGAAGAACAGTGCGAAGGCAAATGTATTGTGGGCAAAAAAGACAAGCCCGTGGCCATCGGATATCTGGAACGGTTTGCCGCGGACTATGAACGGAAAAACGGTTCCGGCGGGATTCCGGCCGTGGCCGAAAAAACCGGAAAAAAAGTGGCGGTCATCGGATCGGGCCCGTCCGGGCTCACCGTGGCAGGTGATCTGCTGCTCAAAGGGCATGATGTCACCATTTTTGAGGCATTTCACAAACCCGGCGGGGTCCTGGTATACGGCATTCCTGAATTCCGTCTGCCCAAGGAAATCGTGGCATCGGAAGTGGCCACCCTGGAAAAAATGGGTGCCAACATCGAGTGTAATTCCGTGGTGGGCGCATCCGTGACCATTGACGAACTGTTCGAAGAAGGATATGACGCGGCCTATATCGGTGTGGGGGCCGGCCTGCCCCGGTTCATGAACCTGCCCGGTGAAAACCTCATCGGCATCTATTCCGCCAATGAATACCTGACCCGCACCAACCTGATGAAAGGGTATCTGTTCCCCAAATACGACACCCCCATTGCCAAGGGCAAAAACGTGGTGGTGCTGGGTGCGGGCAACGTGGCCATGGACTCGGCCCGAACGGCCATGCGCCTGGGCGCGGATTCCGTGAAGGTGGTGTACCGGCGGTCCAGAGAAGAGATGCCGGCCAGGGAAGAAGAACTCCACCATGCCCAGCAGGAACAGATCGAGTTTGTGCTGCTCACCAACCCAACGCAATTCTTTGGAGATGAGAACGGCCGGCTCACGGGTATGGAATGCCTGAAAATGGAACTGGGGGAACCGGATGCCTCGGGCAGAAGGCGGCCCGTGCCCATCGAAGGGTCTGAGTTCAGAATTGACTGCGACCTGGTGGTGGTGTCTGTGGGTTCCAACGCCAACCCGCTGTTGACCAATGCCACCCCGGACATGGCGTTAAACCGCTGGGGCAATATTGTGGCGGATCCGGTCACGGGCAAGACCACCAAAAAAGGGGTCTGGGCCGGCGGCGACATCGTCACAGGCGCCGCCACGGTCATCCTGGCCATGGGGGCCGGCAGGGCCGCGGCCAACTCCATGCATGACTATCTGACCATCGGCTGGTAA